GAACGCCGATCTTGTTCACAATCCAGCGGACCTATCGTTTGAGCGATTCGGCCAACTGAACGATGCATGCTTCCTCAACGAACCGGTCGGCGAGGTCGAGCTTGGCGAATACCGGTGTGTCGATCATTGGATCGTCTGCCCGGACTTCCCGGGCTGTTCGCCCTTCGCCCTGTCCGAGCCGCAAGCCTGCGCAAAGGACCTGCTATCTACACTCACCAAGTTTGCCAACGACGGCAAGCTGGACCTCAGGATCACCACAACCGATCAGCATGTGATCGACACCCTCCGCCAAGCCGGAACCGCCGAGAACTACCGTCTTTACACAATGGCCCTGCAACTGGATTAAACGCACCAATGCCACCCGATCGCGACGCCCTTGCCCTGACCCGGCGTGGTTTCCATGACCGCTGAGACTTGCCTTCCGGAGCCGTGCTCGAACCACCCGAATAGACTATACTGGTTTCTCGGAACCGATCAACGTGTCGATTGGGAAAACGAGCGATGCAAGCCAGAGACCTCCAAATCGATAAGCGGGCGCTGGGCGACGTGTGCGAAACGCACCAGGTGGCCCGGCTGGAACTGTTCGGGAGCTTCGCCAGCGGCGAAGCCGAGCCGGGAAGCCACGTCGATATCCTCGTGACGTTCAAGCCCGACGCGCGGATCGGCTTGGAGTTCGTCGCCCTCAAACAGGACATCGAGCGCCTGATCGGTCGCCCGGTCGACCTGTTGGCCCGCCGTTCGGTGGAACAGTCGCCCAGTAAATACTTCCGTCACTACGCCCTCCGCGACACGGATCTGCTGTATGAGCGCAGTTGACCGTCCTGGTAAACGCTCCTGCCGCGGCCATTGAGGCGATGCTCAAACGTTTGTCCGATGAGAGGTGGACGCTAGGGGCATAGTCGATTTCCCCTTCTGCTCACCTGATACGGGGGCGGCGAGAGCATCGTTCGGCTCCAATCAAGCCCCGCCTTGCTCTAGATCAAGTTTGTTGACAAGTAATTCGGCCGATACAACAATTGGGAATATAGGAACCTAAATTCCCAATTGCCTCCGGGAGCGAGCGGGAATGACAGGAATAGTGATGGGAATGAGGTGAGGACGGTTGGATGGCCGGGAGCTCTCTGATGGGTGGCCGGGAGCATTGCGGTGGGCATGGCCGAAAGGACTGTGGTGGGCGTGGCCGGGAGCTTGTGGCTGGTGGTCAAAGCATTGTGGCGAATGACTGGAGTTCTGTGATGGATGACCAGGCGCTTCTTACTTTCCTGGCAGGCGATCAGACGCTGTGCTGCAGGCAGTTGGCGTGGTGACTGCGGGTGCCGGCGATCGAGGGCGTAAACGGCGATATTGGAGTAGGAGTTATTTCCAATGAGTGGCATTTTGAACATCTCGGACGCGGCGTCGATCGGGTTGCATGCCATGGCCGTGATGGCAACCCAGCCGGATCACCGGTACAGCAGCACCAAGCTGGCTGAGACCCTTGGCGCGCCCGAGCAGCATCTTCGCAAGGTGCTTCAGCGGCTGGCGCGGGCCGACCTGGTGGTTTCCGAACGCGGGCCCAGCGGCGGCTATCGGCTGACCGGCGACCCGAAGCGCACCTCGCTGTTGGAAATCTACCAGGCCATCGATGGCCGGTTGGCCCAGTCCGACTGTCTGTTCGGCCGGCCGCTGTGTCCCGGCGGCGACTGCATCTTCAGCCCGCTCGTCTCGACCATCCGCACGATGGTCAGCGAACACCTCTCGAACACAACCCTGGCCGTTCTGGCCCAGCGAATCAGGAGCAAGATCGATGAAACGACAGATCATTCGAATTGACGAAGCCAAATGCGACGGCTGCGGCCAGTGCGCCACCGCCTGCGCCGAAGGGGCCATCCGCATCATCAACGGCAAGGCCAAGCTGGTCAGCGAGAGCCACTGCGACGGTCTGGGCGCGTGTCTGGGCGAATGTCCGCAAGGGGCGATCACGATCGAGCAGCGCGAGGCCGCCCCGTTCGACCCAGACGCCGTCAAGGCCCTTCAGGCCCAAGGCCATACGCACGCCGAGCACGGACGTAGCTGCCCCGGTTCGATGGTCCGCCAGATGCAGCCGAAGGCGGCTGAGGCGGCCCACGGGACCGATCAGCCTTCGATGCTGGCCAACTGGCCGGTGCAGTTGAAGCTGGCCCCGATCACCGCGCCGTACTTCCATGAGGCGAGGCTGCTCGTCGCCGCCGATTGCGTGGCCTGCGCGGCGCCCGATTTCCACCGCCGGTTCCTCGCCGGCAAGGTCCTGCTGGTCGGCTGCCCTAAACTCGACGATGCCGTTGCGTATCAGAAGAAGCTGGCTGCCATCCTCAGCCAGAACCGGATCGTCTCGGTCGAGGTGGCGTTCATGGAAGTGCCCTGTTGCTTCGGCATGGTGCAAGTGGTACGATCAGCCATCGAATCCTCGGGGAAAAACGTCCCGCTGGAACTGGTCAAACTGGGGATCGATGGACAGGTCCGCTCGCGCGAGCGGTTCGACTCCGGCTGTGCGGGCGCCGCCGTCTAAGGGGAGGACCGACGATGGTCGTCGAAATCAAAAAAGGGGTGTACTGGGTCGGCGTGGCGGACTGGAGCCTGCGGTCGTTTCACGGCCACGAGCTCTCGACGCACCGAGGCTCATCCTACAACGCCTATCTGATCGTGGACGATAAGACGGTGCTGGTCGATACCGTCTGGTCGCCTTTCAAAGAGCAACTCCTCCAGAACATCCGCGAGGTGCTCGACCCGTCGAAGATCGACCTGGTGGTGGCCAACCATTCCGAGATCGACCATTCGGGCGCGCTGGACCTGGTGATGGAGCACGCCCCGCGGGCTGAGCTGGTGG
This Phycisphaerae bacterium DNA region includes the following protein-coding sequences:
- a CDS encoding nucleotidyltransferase is translated as MQARDLQIDKRALGDVCETHQVARLELFGSFASGEAEPGSHVDILVTFKPDARIGLEFVALKQDIERLIGRPVDLLARRSVEQSPSKYFRHYALRDTDLLYERS
- a CDS encoding 4Fe-4S binding protein, with protein sequence MKRQIIRIDEAKCDGCGQCATACAEGAIRIINGKAKLVSESHCDGLGACLGECPQGAITIEQREAAPFDPDAVKALQAQGHTHAEHGRSCPGSMVRQMQPKAAEAAHGTDQPSMLANWPVQLKLAPITAPYFHEARLLVAADCVACAAPDFHRRFLAGKVLLVGCPKLDDAVAYQKKLAAILSQNRIVSVEVAFMEVPCCFGMVQVVRSAIESSGKNVPLELVKLGIDGQVRSRERFDSGCAGAAV
- a CDS encoding Rrf2 family transcriptional regulator; the protein is MSGILNISDAASIGLHAMAVMATQPDHRYSSTKLAETLGAPEQHLRKVLQRLARADLVVSERGPSGGYRLTGDPKRTSLLEIYQAIDGRLAQSDCLFGRPLCPGGDCIFSPLVSTIRTMVSEHLSNTTLAVLAQRIRSKIDETTDHSN